The Puntigrus tetrazona isolate hp1 chromosome 16, ASM1883169v1, whole genome shotgun sequence genome includes a region encoding these proteins:
- the pigv gene encoding palmitoyltransferase ZDHHC18-A encodes MPPSNAYINEDVWTVVRLATFTRLLSLILQAVLNAVIPDHVADAFSPPRSETPLLLDPIIEALFSGLSHWDAEHFLFIAERGYVYEHNFAFFPLFPLILRFLAATILWPLCGFLTLHGRLLLAVALGNSILFVLSTVALYRLSHLVLQDRKLALVAVFMYCLTPANVFMVAGYSETLFAALAFAGLWLLETRFTVGACLLLGCATGARANGLVNAGFLLYLTLRRSLTRARARYKGAGGFQYHHYVWELTCFVLTGAFCAALVALPFCLFQFYGYQTFCQPTATEVPPELLNLARAKGYRVADAASPTPTWCQWRIPVLYSYIQDVYWDVGFLRYFQLKQIPNFILALPVATLGFIASYTYIIANPVFCMYLGLGDRGKDLKIHGFCNPRVFVYIMHSSVLLLFGIFCMHVQVLTRFLASSSPVLYWISAHLLFHYEPLLRDEKLFKSDQIQQQKDHKPRFGFVNMWRNNEVVYILMHWQTCSIYTQCILGYFISYWFLGLALHCNFLPWT; translated from the exons atgCCGCCTTCAAACGCTTATATAAATGAAGACGTGTGGACGGTTGTACGGTTGGCGACGTTCACGCGACTGCTCTCCCTTATTTTACAG GCTGTGCTGAATGCAGTAATTCCCGACCATGTGGCAGATGCCTTCAGCCCTCCACGATCAGAGACCCCTCTCCTGCTAGACCCCATCATCGAAGCATTGTTTAGTGGCCTTAGTCACTGGGATGCAGAGCATTTCCTCTTCATTGCAGAACGTGGTTACGTGTATGAGCACAACTTTGCGTTCTTTCCGTTGTTTCCTCTTATCCTGCGATTCCTGGCGGCCACCATCCTGTGGCCCTTGTGTGGATTTCTCACACTGCATGGCCGTTTACTTTTAGCTGTGGCTTTAGGGAATAGCATTCTCTTTGTCCTAAGCACTGTGGCACTGTACAGACTGAGTCATTTGGTGCTTCAAGACCGAAAACTTGCCCTTGTTGCAGTCTTCATGTACTGTCTGACACCGGCTAATGTTTTTATGGTTGCAGGCTATTCAGAGACGCTCTTTGCAGCGCTTGCCTTCGCGGGCCTCTGGCTACTTGAGACAAGATTCACAGTTGGAGCTTGTCTTCTGCTTGGGTGTGCTACTGGTGCTCGTGCCAATGGACTTGTGAATGCTGGATTTTTGCTGTACCTCACGTTACGACGGAGTCTTACCCGTGCAAGGGCCCGTTACAAAGGAGCGGGGGGCTTTCAGTATCATCACTATGTCTGGGAACTTACTTGTTTTGTTCTCACGGGAGCATTTTGTGCAGCTCTCGTGGCACtacctttttgtttgtttcagttttatggCTACCAAACGTTTTGTCAGCCGACTGCTACTGAAGTTCCCCCTGAGCTGCTTAATCTGGCCCGGGCCAAAGGATACCGTGTGGCTGATGCAGCATCTCCAACACCAACATGGTGCCAATGGCGAATTCCAGTTTTGTACTCTTACATACAGGATGTTTACTGGGACGTGGGCTTCCTGCGATACTTTCAGTTGAAGCAGATACCTAACTTTATCTTGGCACTACCTGTTGCAACTCTGGGATTCATAGCCTCATATACGTACATAATTGCTAACCCAgtgttttgtatgtatttggGGTTGGGAGACCGAGGTAAAGACCTAAAAATTCATGGTTTCTGTAACCCaagagtttttgtttacatcatgCACAGTTCTGTCCTGCTTCTATTTGGAATATTCTGCATGCATGTGCAG GTGTTGACACGTTTTCTTGCTTCCTCTTCGCCTGTTCTCTACTGGATCAGTGCCCATCTGCTTTTTCACTACGAACCTCTGCTGAGAGATGAAAAGCTTTTCAAATCAGATCAAATACAACAGCAAAAGGATCACAAACCTCGCTTTGGTTTTGTGAACATGTGGAGAAATAATGAAGTTGTTTACATCTTGATGCACTGGCAGACTTGCTCCATTTATACACAATGCATACTGGGGTATTTCATATCATATTGGTTTTTAGGTCTGGCTCTGCACTGTAACTTCCTTCCCTGGACTTAA
- the zdhhc18a gene encoding palmitoyltransferase ZDHHC18a isoform X2: protein MKNCEYQQIDPRALGTSNTRTSTTLPCGRKHPQRQRRKWEVFPGQNRFYCDGRVMLARQCGVLPLTIGLIFITSGLFFTFDCPFLVEKLTVFIPVIGGVLFVFVVVTLLQTSFTDPGILPRALPDEAADIERQIDNSGSSTYRPPPRTKEILINDQVVKLKYCFTCKMFRPPRTSHCSMCDNCVERFDHHCPWVGNCVGKRNYRFFYAFIVSLSFLTSFIFGCVITHLTLGSQGGKGIIQAIQDSPASVVELVICFFSIWSILGLSGFHTYLVASNLTTNEDIKGSWSSKRGEESGNPYTYNSIFTNCCVVLCGPMPPSLIDRRGFLPPEETPQIVTSDADLPPFMAKNDANMEENCQEFANSCTA from the exons atgaaaaattgtgaGTATCAACAAATAGATCCACGAGCGCTCGGAACATCGAACACAAGGACCTCCACGACTTTGCCCTGTGGAAGGAAACACCCCCAGCGCCAACGGAGGAAATGGGAAGTTTTCCCTGGACAAAATCGCTTCTACTGTGATGGGCGTGTTATGTTGGCCAGGCAATGCGGTGTGCTCCCGTTGACCATCGGCCTAATTTTCATCACCAGTGgcttatttttcacttttga TTGCCCCTTTCTGGTGGAAAAACTTACTGTCTTCATTCCAGTAATTGGTGGggtgttatttgtatttgtggttGTCACCCTCCTTCAGACCAGTTTTACAGACCCAGGGATATTACCCAGGGCTTTGCCGGATGAGGCTGCGGACATTGAGAGACAGATTG ATAATTCTGGATCTTCAACATATCGCCCACCTCCCCGGACTAAAGAGATCCTTATAAATGACCAGGTGGTCAAGCTTAAATACTGTTTCACATGCAAGATGTTCCGCCCGCCCCGGACATCCCATTGCAGCATGTGTGACAACTGTGTCG AGCGTTTCGACCATCATTGTCCTTGGGTGGGAAACTGTGTCGGGAAGCGAAACTATCGATTTTTTTACGCATTCATAGTGTCTCTATCCTTTCTGACCTCCTTTATCTTTGGCTGTGTGATCACTCATCTCACTTTAG GATCTCAAGGTGGGAAGGGTATCATCCAGGCAATACAGGACAGCCCAGCCAG TGTTGTCGAGCTGGTCATTTGCTTCTTCTCCATCTGGTCCATTCTTGGTCTGTCAGGTTTTCATACTTATCTTGTGGCCTCCAACCTCACAACCAACGAAGAT ATTAAAGGATCTTGGTCCAGTAAAAGAGGAGAAGAATCAGGAAATCCTTACACCtataacagcattttcacaaaCTGCTGTGTGGTGCTTTGTGGGCCAATGCCACCCAG CCTGATTGACAGAAGAGGCTTTTTACCTCCAGAAGAAACACCTCAAATAGTGACCTCTGATGCTGACCTCCCACCTTTTATGGCTAAGAATGACGCAAATATG GAGGAGAATTGTCAGGAGTTTGCTAACTCCTGCACTGCCTGA